The sequence below is a genomic window from Rudanella lutea DSM 19387.
GCCTGACCCAAACGGCCCCGTACCTCCAGAATGGCGCAGCTATACCGGCCACCGGGGCGCGGGTGGGTATCCGCGACGGCAAAGGGCGTACGTACCTCTTTACCGATCCTGATAACGATGGATTTTATAGCTGGAAGCCCAGCAGCCCAACCGACACCCTCGGGCGAATTGGCGAAACCTACACGCTCGGTATCGAGTATGGCGGGCAGCAGTACGTGTCGGTATCTCGCATGAACCGGGTGCCTGCTGTCGATTCAATTGTGTTTCGGGAAGAAAAGGTTAACCCGATTTCGGAGGAGCGGGGTTTTCAGGCGGAGTTTTACGTCAAAGATTTTCCCGGTGCCCCGGATTACTACCGGATCCGGTTTTTCAGGAACGGACAGCTTCAAAACCGCCCCAACGACCTGATTACGGTCTACGATGCTGGTTTCAGCAGCAACGGAAACACGGATGGGTTACTGTTTATTCGCCCCATTCGGCAGTCTATAAACCCTGAGCGGCTGTATGCCCGGAACGATACGGTGCGGGTTGAGGTGCAGTCTATTACGCCCGAAGCTTTCTTTTTTCTGGCTGAGCTGAGAACACAGATTAGCAACGGTGGTTTGTTTGCCACGCCCCCCGCCAACGTACCTACCAATATTCGGAACTTAAACGCCAATGGCCCGGCCGCAACCGGCTTTTTTGTGACCTCCGCTGTTCGGAGCCGCACCGCCCGCGTAACGGATGAGATGATAAGGAAATAGGAGAAAAGGAGGAGAGGGAGAATGAATGGCCGCGCTTGCGTCCCTTTCCTCCTTCTCCCTTTCCTCCTTTTTTCTAATACCCCAACTTCCCGTTGTTGAGGAAATTGAGCTTTCCGGTGCCGCTGAAAGTGACTTTTTGGGCGCGGGCGGTTTGGCCGCTAATCGTGACGATGTGCCCGTTGCCAATGCTCACGGGGTTGGTCAGCTGTGGAATAAACCCGCACGACCAGGTTGCCGCGCTGTTCCAGTTGCCCGAAGTGAGCGAGACACACGGTAACGAAGCCGGAATGGCGTTTTGCACGGCCACGTCGGCCCGAATCAGTCCGTGCCCGGTCACAAAGTCAAATCCCGTGCTGAAACCGGGGGTTGTGGGGTCGTCCATGTCGAGGCAGGAAGCAGTCAGGGCAGTCAGGACAGCCGAGGGCGTCAGTGTGGGGTTGGCCTGGAGCATCAGAGCCGCTACAGCCCCCGCGTGTGGAGCCGCGGCCGAAGTGCCGAAAAAGTTAGGTGAGGTGTCGGGATCAGACGCGCTATCTCTAAAGAAAAACGAAGTATTAGCGCCGTCGGGGGCCGTCACATCGGGCTTCTGCCGCGTCACGGGGCTGGGTAGCCGGGTGCCGTTGGGCGTAAAGTAAATGGGGGTGCCGCCTTTCGAGGAAAAGTCTTCAATCAGCGGAGGGTTAATGCCGTACGCGGGTGTTTCCAGAAAGAAAGCAGCCCCCGTGGCAATGGCCCCGGCTGCGTTGGGGTGCCCGTAACAGGTACTTGCATTGATACCCACAATCGCGCTGGCTGCGGCCGGAAAGGTCGAGTCGTAATTCTCAACGTACTTGATTCGGGTGGGGTTGGGGCCCGCGTACTTTACAATCATGATGTAAAAAGTCCGGGGCGTATTGCTGGGGTTGGCATAGCTCAGAATTTCGACCGGGTCGCCACTTGCCAGATTGTCGTCAGAGCCTCGGGCTACAATTGAGCTTAACGCTACAGTAGCCGTGTTCGAACTGGGAATGGCATTGAGCAGATAAATGTCCAGATCGGTTTGAGCATCTGCTTGTCTGTTTCCGGTAACCGAAAAAAATGGATCATCCCATTGAAACGAGATAACCGCTTCACCCAGTGCTGGCAACCGAATGGGTAGAAAATATACCGGTGCGGCTGCTGTGCCGAAATTATGGGCCACCTCAGGATTTATAGTTCCACTAAACGGCCGATACGTAGAGGGCTGATAATTGGCTTCATACGAGGCATTACCTGAGTTGCCTGCCGCCGAGAAGTACGTAACACCATTGTTGTTTTTCACATTGTCGACACTCTGGGCAATGACCCCGTCCTGGAAAAAAGGTTCTTCGAAATAGCCAATGTCGTCGATAATGACTTTGCACCCCAGATTAGCCAACTGCTGAATACCAGCCGCAAAATCGGTGTTGGAGATAAACGCGGTTCGGAAAAAGAGCTGGGCGCCGGGCGCTACGTCGTGGATAATTTCGAGCATGGCCCGTCCCTCGTCCGACGCTCCCGATGTGGTATAATCCAGTACGTTGGTCACGGCCGTGGTATAGCCGTTGGGGTTGCCAATGCCCGGTAGCTCACCGGTAGTTACGCCTGTGTTTGACTGCGGCAGAGCCGCATAACTGTCGGATAGAACCCCCACTTTTACCCCTTGTCCAATCACGCCAAACTGACGTCGGGCCACGCCCGAACGCTGCGCGGAGTCGCCCTGACTATTGACCGGACCGGTGCGCAAACGCGGGCGGTAAGCGGGGCGCACCGACCGGCAGCTGGTCAGGCTCTCAAGCGCTGATAGGTTGGCTACGGGCACCCAGGCGCTGACAATCTGAGCGCGACTACTCACAATTTCGGCATCTACCTGCCGGAGTTCGGCGCTGAGGGTCGCTGTGTCTCTTTCGGCAATGGCATTGACCAATACCCGCCCGGAGCTTTTGTCGAAGTTGATGAGTCGGGAGTTGACTATCGAGGAGTCGAGTCGCTTGTTTTGTTTGTATGCATCAGATAAAGAACGCAGGTGCCCATTGAGCCGGGCTTCCGATTTAAGTGTCGATGGGGTTTGGGCGGAAGCAGCAACGATCGTAGTTAACCAAGTGAATAAGTAGAGAAAGTGCTTCATTATCAGGTAGTTTATAGCTCAGACCTGAAAATTAGGCAGATTCCTGGGAGATATGCTCTGATCCTGTAGACAATTATAAATCTAACCGTGACTTTAGATTTAGAAGTGAATAAAGGAGGTCTTAGGTGTACTTGTAAGGTGTTTGATAATGTGTAAAGTTGACAAAAAGCAGACCGCCGATACACAGTTTGTAACCGACTGAACGAACTTAAAACCGCCATCGGGCCTGTACTTTCAGCTCTGATTTATGCGGGGCATTGATCTGATCGAGGTCTGAACCAACGGTATCCTGATTGGTGAGGTTGGTGCGGGCCCAGCGTAACCAGAGGTCAAGGTGGCGGCTCACATCGTACTGTACGAGCACATAGTGCCGAAGGCCCCGGTTGAAGTAGGCTGGAAACGAGAAGGCGTACAGCACATCGCGTTCGTACACATACTGACGGCTGTCGTAGTCGTCGGTGCCAAACAGGGCTATCCGTCCGCTCAGGTGCCACCGTTTGAACGCGTAGCTTGCGTCCTGTACCAAGGCAAACCCCCGCGAGGGGCTCAGGCTCGTGTAGGCAAATGTACCCCCCTGCACGCGAGAGCGTAGGGTTAGGCGCGGCCCCAGCGGGTATTCGGCCGTAAGGGCCAGGCTCCGGCGAGTAGTGCCTACCACCTCGCGCGGTGTGGTTTTGCTACCGGGCTTATTCTTTTCCTTATGTTCTTCGTGAAAAATGAGCGCGAACGATGTCTGTCGGTTAGGGGTGTACGTAGCCTGCGTCAGAAAATCAAAACCACGCGAAGGCTTGTCGACCAGATACCGCCACCACGGAAACCGAACTACGTCTACATAGCCGCCCACAACCAGCTTGCGGTAGACGGTGTATTTCAGCCCGGCATACAAACCTGTTTCGTTGATAGTGCGGGTGTTTTCGCTGAACCCGTTGGCGTAAAAACTATGGAAGTTCCGGTCGTAGTGCCGGGCCACGACTGACACGTCGACGCGCCGGTTGAAACTGGCCAGCATACCCCCCACGGCCCCCACACCCCCACTGTTGGTGAGCGAACCACGGCTGTGGGCCACCTCGCCAAAGAAATTCAGGTTGTGCCAGATATAGCTGCCGTGCAGGCCCAGCACCGTGTTTTGCCGACCCGTAAACTCGTACCGGTTGTAGGTTAAGTTGCGCCGGAGTAGGGGCAGGTCGAATTGGGTGCGCAGTAAAGTGGCTCCCAGTTGCAGGCGTTGCCCCCGGTGATAGAGCAGGTGCGCGCCCACGTTGGTTTCGAGTAGGCTGCCCCGGTCGGCCAGCTCGGAAGGCGTACGGTGCAGCCCTGAAGTTTGAAGCGACGTGGCAATGGTTCCTTCCACTACGGTTGTTGCTGTCGACGGGGCGGTATTGGCATCGCGTCGGTTGCGGGCGGCCAGTAGCGTAATGTCCAGATTTCGGGCGAGCGCGTAGGTAGCCGTTGCCCCCCGAAAATACCCGTATTCGGTAAGTGAGGTGTACGGACGAGCTCCCAGCGTGGGCCGCCGGACAGTCTGCACGGTTTCGGAGCTTTTGCCCAGCACAAACCCGGCCGACAGCACGAGCCCCTGTCCAATCTGAAGCTGGTAGTCACCGAGAATCAGGTTGCGCCAACGGCCCCGGTTTTGCACCTGTGCGTGAAATGAAACGTAGTCGGCACCCCACTGCCGGCTACCGGGTTGCCACCGAAACGCTTCGCCGGGATCTTTCTCTACGGTCAGGCCCAGGCTGTAAGCCCGTGGGCGGCTGTATCGGTACCGGGCAAACCATTGCGCCGAACCACCCCCGTAACGCGTGGGGTACTTGCCGTTTTTGTCGGGCAAAGCTGCCGAAAACCCTTTCTGTTCTTCCACAATTTGCTCATACCGCAGAAGCAGATAGTGGTCGACAGGAGCTGGCATACGCCCTGAGAGGGCCGACGAACCAATTTCAACGAACGGCATTAGCCGCCGAATGGTCGGTACATCGAAGCCCGGTACAGCCTGAAGTTCGTACACCGATAGCAAATCGCCGTACTGTTCGCGGTAGGTGAGCAGGCTGTTAAGTTGCCGCTCGTCGAGCAGGTACGTAGCCGCCAGTTCGTCGCGTGTGGCTGTATTCAGGTCGAGTGGGGTGGCGTAAAGCTGAGCGAGGTTATCGAATACCGATTGGTAGTCAATACCTTCGGCCTGTACCGGAAACAGTCCCTGTAGAAAACCATTCAGGTCCACTGCGGGCTTGGGTGGTTGTTGGGCCCAGGTGCGTACGCACAGGAGTAGCAGAAGTAGGGTGGGGTAGAGGACTCGCAAGCGGTTGTGATCAGGGGATGCCGCCTACGACCGGGGCATCAATCCGGTTGAAAAGAAAAGTAGAGACGCGGTACCCCGCATCTGATCATTACGCCTGAGTAAGACGACCAAACTGGGCCGATGTCACTTTGTGTGGCGTAATATGGTACACCGCTGGGTTTGTTCCAACAAACCGGCATTAGAGCTTGATTAATAGTTGTTTGTCGTATAAAAAAAGCCGGAGATGTTCTAAGACATCTCCGGCTGAATGTACTATTCACAAAAAAACTGGTGCTGACCGCTTAACTAAACCGTCGTTTCAGAATCTCGACCAGCTCGCTTACCTCGTCACTGCTCATATCCCAGAGATACTGACTGGCGTAGCGGTACGAAATCAAATCCAGAGCCTGCCCGTAGTTTTCCATTTGGTCGAGTTCCTCAATAGCTTGTGCATATGAGGTGCTGCTCCCACTGAAAAGCTGATTGATAAACCGGAATTTCTGGTTCAGTGAGATACTCTTGCCAATACTCTCGATGGGCGCTCGGTGGAACGCTTCGGCCACACTCGTTGGCTCGTTAGATTTGGGCTCGCTGTCGGCAGAAAGGCGGGGCGCTTCAAAACTGGGCGATTGGCTCAGGGCTCCACTGGCGAACGGCGATGCCTGGCTCACCGGGGCGGCCACCGGCGCGGCTACTGGCTCGCGGCTGTACCGATCCGACTCATCGGGAGAGAACTGAACGCCAACGCCGGGTGAGTCGCTGAACGAGTCGGCGGGTACGACTGGCTGGCTCATGGGTGTTTCGGCCGGGCTGAACGTGCGCTGACCTGTTTCGGTCAGCAGGGTCGGACGCAGCGGGGCGCTCGATAAGTCGACGGGTTGGTTCCCCGACGCTTCGGCTGCCCCACCGACGTTTGGGCTTTGCGCGCCCGTATTATCTGATTCGAGTTCGGTATCGAAAAACGAACGGGCCGGGCTACCGTTGGCTACACCCGGCGACGTGCGCAGGAGGGCATTTAGATCCATGGGTACTTTCTCCGACAGAATAGCCACGTACCGGTCGTACTTCTCCAGCTCGTGCCCTCGTTGCGACAGCACTTCATCGAGGCAGTTCAGCGCCTGATTGACGTACATAAACGGTTTGCCGTTCATGCGTTCTACCAGATAGTTGGCCACAAACTTGTTGATCTGCGTGTAGCGGACAATTTGCTTGGCTGCATCGGAAGTGAGCGTAAAGTCAGGCTGGTTACGCAGCAGATCGTCGAAAAAATAACGCGGGTCGAAGATCAGTGTCAGCGTTTTGCGGAGCGCGTCGGCCAGCATGGGCTCCAGGTGTTCGCGCCGAACGGCAATATGTTGCGAAACCACGTTCATAAACGACCGCATGGCTTCCTCTACTTCAGGATGCGTAAAGTCGAAATAAGGGCTGCGAAACTTCTCGGCGTCGGACTTCCACTTGTCGAACAGATTACTGACGATAAACAAATTTATCTGGCCGATGGGAGTCAGGGTCAGAATCTGTTTACCGGAGATAAACGTGTGATTACTAAAAAAATCGGCGCAAACCCGACGCGCATACGAGCGGGAGTATTCGGTCAGGACGCTCTGGTGGAACTTGTTCGACATTGGTAAAACTCGTTGCTTTGTATGAGGGTTGTATGCGGAATCAACAGCTTCTGGCCTACAATACTAATGCCAAAAAGCCTTTTTTTTCTGATATTATCAAGCTTTTCCTGACTGCCGGAGAAGTTATCGAGCCATTGATTCAGAAAACAGGTGAAATTATCGGGAAGGTAGCAAATTTGATGCCTAACCGGTTTGTGTGCCTCAACAACGATTGATCGACTATGTTTATTGAACCGGCCTCCCGGCGCGAACCCCCTCACCTCCGAACCGGCTGGATCGAGGTGATTTGTGGGTCTATGTTCTCCGGAAAAACCGAGGAACTGATCCGCCGACTTAACCGTGCCCGCATTGCCCGACAGCACGTCGTTATTGTTAAACCCGGTATCGATACCCGTTACCACGAGGCCGATATTGTCTCGCATAACTCGCTCTCTATTTCGTCGATTCCTGTACAGAAACCCGCCGATATCCTCCTGCATACCGGCGACTGCGACGTGGTGGGTATCGACGAAGCGCAGTTTTTCGACAGCACCATTGTCGACGTGTGCGAGCAGCTCGCCAATAGCGGCAAACGGGTTATTGTGGCGGGTCTCGACATGGACTTTGCCGGGAAGCCCTTTGGTTGCATGCCGCAGCTCATGGCTATTGCCGAATACGTGACCAAGGTGCATGCTATCTGCGTGGTTTGTGGCGACATTGCGCATTATTCGTACCGGCTGGTGCCCTCGCAGGCGCGGGTTTTGCTGGGCGAAACTGATAGCTACGAAGCCCGCTGCCGCCGTTGTTTTCATCTGGGCCCCGAGGCTGTTCATCTCGTGAGCGGAACCGGTCGGCAGATGTTTAATGAGTAATAAGAAAAGGGAGGATGGAGAAGGGAGGAAGAGAAAAAAAGTGGATGCTATCAACCTATTTGTGCTTAGTACTCACTGCTCACTGCTCACTGCTCACTGTTCACTGTAAAGCTCAGCCCGGCACCTGGCAAACGCATTTCAGTTACCGCTCGGCGCGGTCGGTGGCGGTACTTGGACCCGGCGTGTTTGCGGCTACCCGTAATGGCCTGTATCGGTTCGATAAATCAACGTCCGAAATCCGACTCCTGACCCGCGACAATGGTCTGAGCGATGTGGGCGTGAGCCAACTGCTGGCCCTGCCCGACCAACAACGACTGATGCTCGTGTACCGGTCGGGAAACATTGATTTTCTGGCCGTCGCCCCCGACGGCACACCGGGCGAGGTGCTCAATGTAAACACAATTGTCGCATCCAGCCGCATTCAACCGGCATTTCGGGGGATCAACCACATCAACCGGCAGGGCAATACAGCCTACCTCAGCACTGATTTTGGCGTCGTCGTGTTCGACCTGGTCCGCAACGAAATTCGCGATACGTATTTTAGTCCTACTACGGGCGGTACACCGGGGCCGGTGCTGATGACGGCTACCCTGGGCGATAGTCTGTATGCGCTTACCCGACCTAATCCGTTTGCCGTTGCCACGGCGATTCGGGCAGTGCGGCTGGCTTCCACGGTCAACCTTGCCGACCCAGCCAATTGGCGGCTTTCGCCCGCACCCGAAGCGGGTCAAATGACCGGGCTCGTGGCCGAGGCTAATCGGTTGCTGGTGAGTACGGCTGGCACGGTGGGGCGGGGCGGGGCCATTTTTGCCCGGCCGGTGGGCGGGCAGTGGACGTCGGTAGCCAGCAGCTCTGGTTTGGCGAGTGTGTTTGCAGGCACGGCCGGCGCCAGTGCGTTTGTGGTCAGCCCCACGGGCACTCCCGCACTTACGGTACCCGGTACGGGAACGTTGACGAGCCCCTTGCTGCAAGCCCCGGCCGAGGTTGTAGCCGACGGCAACCGGGTTTGGGTGGCCGACACGACAAATGGACTACTCGACCTGCGTGCCCCCAATCTGGCCACCCGAATTGCGCCCGAAGGCCCTTTTGCCGATACCTTCACCGATGTGCTGGCTTACCCCAACGGTCTGGTGGCTCTCACCGGTGACAAAGAATTGAGTACGGGCCTGCGAGCTAATCAGCCCCCCGCCGATTTTTACGATGTGCCATCCGGCCGCTGGCAAATAAACCCGGTTGTGGGCTTGGGGCAATCGTTTAACTCGGCGGCTTACCTGCCCGGTGAAGGGCGACTTTTTTTGGGTGGATACGGGACCGGTTTATGGACACAGGTCGGTTCCGAGGCCCCCGCGCGGGTCAATTTGCCGGCAATCATCAGCCCTGCCGTTTCGGCCCTGGCTACCGATGCGGAAGGTAACCTCTGGATAGGCACCGGGCAGGGGACGGCTTCGCTGCACGTGCGCCGGGTCGACGGTCGGTTTGAGTCGTTTGGGCAGTTACGGTCGTTGCCCATTGTGCAGATTGTCCCCGACGATTACGGAAACCTCTGGCTCCGCCTGAGCTATGGGGTCATGCTTGTTTTCAACCCTAAAACCGGGCAGCAACGCTATTTTTCCAGCGCACCGGGCGATGGTAATTTGCCCGGCAATACCGTGACGGCCCTGACCCGCGACCGAAATGGGTTTATCTGGGTGGGTACGGAGCGGGGCGTCACCGTGTTCGACGATCCGGCGGGGGCATTTACCGGCAATGTGTCGGCCAACGCGCCTATTTTCGAACGTCGGCGGCTACTGGCTACCGAGGCTATCACGGCCATGACGGTCGACGGGGGTAATTTTAAATGGATTGCTACGGCGTCGGCCCTGTACCGGTTTGGTCCCGACGGTACCTCACTCGACGCCCGGTTTACTCCGGCCGATAGCCCTCTGCCTACGGCGGACATCAACGCGCTGACCGTAGAGCCGGTGAGCGGGCGGGTGTTTGTCTCGACTTCGGGTGGTTTGGTGTCGTACGGCGGTCTGGCTACCGAACCTGCCGACGCCTTGACGGGCATCACCATTTTCCCGAACCCCGTACGGCCCGATTACACCGGTTTGGTGAGTATCCGGGGGCTTACCGATAATGCCGTGGTAAAAATTCTGGATGCGGGCGGGATTCTGGCATACGAGACCCGGGCGCAGGGGGGAACGGCTACGTGGGATCTGTCGGATTATCGCGGACGGCCTGCCCAAACGGGCGTTTATTTGGTTGTGGTCATAGGTGCCAACGGGCAACAGGGCATTGCCGGCAAAGTGGCGGTGGTCCGCTGATCAATCGGAAGAGACTCATTCTTCGTATTTGTAAAGTAGGGGTTAATGGGGTAACCACCCCCCAACCCCCTCCTGTTGTTCAGGAGGGGGCGTGTAAACCCAATCTCGAACCAATAAAGAGACTGCAAAAGCCTCTTTGTTGGACTGATAAGTTCTCCCCCTCCTGAAAACAGGAGGGGGGCAGGGGGTGGTTACTACCGCGACCTCACCGCGAAGAAATATCTAAACAGTAACGTCTATCATTCTAATCAATGCATTTAGATGCTCAGAACCCTCAGGCCATACAGGAATATCTGGCTCGCCGGGGGTGGATTTGCGAAGATGAATCCGTTGTGGCTGTTGAAAAGCCCGGCGAAGGCAACATGAATTATACGCTACGGGTGCAGACGAGTCGGTTTCATGACGACCGTACGTCGGCAACCCGGTCGCTCATTGTGAAGCAG
It includes:
- a CDS encoding thymidine kinase produces the protein MFIEPASRREPPHLRTGWIEVICGSMFSGKTEELIRRLNRARIARQHVVIVKPGIDTRYHEADIVSHNSLSISSIPVQKPADILLHTGDCDVVGIDEAQFFDSTIVDVCEQLANSGKRVIVAGLDMDFAGKPFGCMPQLMAIAEYVTKVHAICVVCGDIAHYSYRLVPSQARVLLGETDSYEARCRRCFHLGPEAVHLVSGTGRQMFNE
- a CDS encoding S8 family peptidase; amino-acid sequence: MKHFLYLFTWLTTIVAASAQTPSTLKSEARLNGHLRSLSDAYKQNKRLDSSIVNSRLINFDKSSGRVLVNAIAERDTATLSAELRQVDAEIVSSRAQIVSAWVPVANLSALESLTSCRSVRPAYRPRLRTGPVNSQGDSAQRSGVARRQFGVIGQGVKVGVLSDSYAALPQSNTGVTTGELPGIGNPNGYTTAVTNVLDYTTSGASDEGRAMLEIIHDVAPGAQLFFRTAFISNTDFAAGIQQLANLGCKVIIDDIGYFEEPFFQDGVIAQSVDNVKNNNGVTYFSAAGNSGNASYEANYQPSTYRPFSGTINPEVAHNFGTAAAPVYFLPIRLPALGEAVISFQWDDPFFSVTGNRQADAQTDLDIYLLNAIPSSNTATVALSSIVARGSDDNLASGDPVEILSYANPSNTPRTFYIMIVKYAGPNPTRIKYVENYDSTFPAAASAIVGINASTCYGHPNAAGAIATGAAFFLETPAYGINPPLIEDFSSKGGTPIYFTPNGTRLPSPVTRQKPDVTAPDGANTSFFFRDSASDPDTSPNFFGTSAAAPHAGAVAALMLQANPTLTPSAVLTALTASCLDMDDPTTPGFSTGFDFVTGHGLIRADVAVQNAIPASLPCVSLTSGNWNSAATWSCGFIPQLTNPVSIGNGHIVTISGQTARAQKVTFSGTGKLNFLNNGKLGY
- a CDS encoding helix-hairpin-helix domain-containing protein is translated as MDLNGFLQGLFPVQAEGIDYQSVFDNLAQLYATPLDLNTATRDELAATYLLDERQLNSLLTYREQYGDLLSVYELQAVPGFDVPTIRRLMPFVEIGSSALSGRMPAPVDHYLLLRYEQIVEEQKGFSAALPDKNGKYPTRYGGGSAQWFARYRYSRPRAYSLGLTVEKDPGEAFRWQPGSRQWGADYVSFHAQVQNRGRWRNLILGDYQLQIGQGLVLSAGFVLGKSSETVQTVRRPTLGARPYTSLTEYGYFRGATATYALARNLDITLLAARNRRDANTAPSTATTVVEGTIATSLQTSGLHRTPSELADRGSLLETNVGAHLLYHRGQRLQLGATLLRTQFDLPLLRRNLTYNRYEFTGRQNTVLGLHGSYIWHNLNFFGEVAHSRGSLTNSGGVGAVGGMLASFNRRVDVSVVARHYDRNFHSFYANGFSENTRTINETGLYAGLKYTVYRKLVVGGYVDVVRFPWWRYLVDKPSRGFDFLTQATYTPNRQTSFALIFHEEHKEKNKPGSKTTPREVVGTTRRSLALTAEYPLGPRLTLRSRVQGGTFAYTSLSPSRGFALVQDASYAFKRWHLSGRIALFGTDDYDSRQYVYERDVLYAFSFPAYFNRGLRHYVLVQYDVSRHLDLWLRWARTNLTNQDTVGSDLDQINAPHKSELKVQARWRF
- a CDS encoding two-component regulator propeller domain-containing protein, which gives rise to MCLVLTAHCSLLTVHCKAQPGTWQTHFSYRSARSVAVLGPGVFAATRNGLYRFDKSTSEIRLLTRDNGLSDVGVSQLLALPDQQRLMLVYRSGNIDFLAVAPDGTPGEVLNVNTIVASSRIQPAFRGINHINRQGNTAYLSTDFGVVVFDLVRNEIRDTYFSPTTGGTPGPVLMTATLGDSLYALTRPNPFAVATAIRAVRLASTVNLADPANWRLSPAPEAGQMTGLVAEANRLLVSTAGTVGRGGAIFARPVGGQWTSVASSSGLASVFAGTAGASAFVVSPTGTPALTVPGTGTLTSPLLQAPAEVVADGNRVWVADTTNGLLDLRAPNLATRIAPEGPFADTFTDVLAYPNGLVALTGDKELSTGLRANQPPADFYDVPSGRWQINPVVGLGQSFNSAAYLPGEGRLFLGGYGTGLWTQVGSEAPARVNLPAIISPAVSALATDAEGNLWIGTGQGTASLHVRRVDGRFESFGQLRSLPIVQIVPDDYGNLWLRLSYGVMLVFNPKTGQQRYFSSAPGDGNLPGNTVTALTRDRNGFIWVGTERGVTVFDDPAGAFTGNVSANAPIFERRRLLATEAITAMTVDGGNFKWIATASALYRFGPDGTSLDARFTPADSPLPTADINALTVEPVSGRVFVSTSGGLVSYGGLATEPADALTGITIFPNPVRPDYTGLVSIRGLTDNAVVKILDAGGILAYETRAQGGTATWDLSDYRGRPAQTGVYLVVVIGANGQQGIAGKVAVVR
- a CDS encoding DUF4249 domain-containing protein; translation: MQSNPQNILGRLMTQIVWPRKYRSAYLLALLSTLTLVGCETVIDAKLDEGPTQLSVDAWLTDGLSEQRIRLTQTAPYLQNGAAIPATGARVGIRDGKGRTYLFTDPDNDGFYSWKPSSPTDTLGRIGETYTLGIEYGGQQYVSVSRMNRVPAVDSIVFREEKVNPISEERGFQAEFYVKDFPGAPDYYRIRFFRNGQLQNRPNDLITVYDAGFSSNGNTDGLLFIRPIRQSINPERLYARNDTVRVEVQSITPEAFFFLAELRTQISNGGLFATPPANVPTNIRNLNANGPAATGFFVTSAVRSRTARVTDEMIRK